From one Pieris brassicae chromosome 5, ilPieBrab1.1, whole genome shotgun sequence genomic stretch:
- the LOC123709517 gene encoding uncharacterized protein LOC123709517 isoform X1, producing the protein MCCKQLHRSDSSNCVVFPSACGYCCDYFNCLRHLSKMMLMNDTSSTDDINCSNTIQLMQLFDLSQPKDIMTIIEVEPDDSDDTNTTIKESVDKAKTALSKKRKSVKENKSKTMKKSDLSIDKGKESSQTSNEFNIVTHQHLRSDNAINVHTMPYTHHFPISNYTQNNFPLRSLLNRLEDYSSDQRELAAEHNSHQCQMHSKNINWLEITNHSRATIRPWSCQTPVRSLNVQNSNQICYETNYGLNVIIEHVFNFLMYEFQNNSGLSQRKLKLFQHCYAYVVYYCLNRDLNNDYKVFNHIVQVVDSIARKRSQYINEKLTRLLLSEMFEWCRHRRSIDTNMERSWPPAYNDSQIDTLPPQIPTSVSQKNSNKSSQVNNETALAVNKDQTCLFTLGELGKEISINIDTCLLHTLQYKPETTLAKNENIQEKETSKLIQPPIKPSTGMTIPFEIVAGLNIPEKKDNKNEVQNETEIVRSSVSRNEFKSHPNVNNLEVIRVSPRVVGQTPSNEDVTPMITHVTSLNSNASYISRGLCNVCKNETNTRCTGCYKVYYCSRECQLSEWYVHITLCKGTY; encoded by the exons aaatGATGCTAATGAATGACACCAGTTCAACCGACGATATTAATT gtTCTAATACTATACAACTAATGCAGTTATTTGACCTCAGCCAACCCAAAGATATAATGACAATTATCGAAGTAGAACCAGATGATAGTGATGATACTAACACAACAATAAAAGAATCTGTTGATAAGGCTAAAACAGCCTTaagcaaaaaaagaaaatcagtaaaagaaaataaatctaaaacaatgAAGAAGTCCGATTTATCAATAGACAAAGGAAAAGAGTCATCACAAACATCCAACGAATTTAACATAGTAACTCATCAACACTTAAGAAGTGATAATGCAATAAACGTCCACACAATGCCATATACCCACCATTttccaatttcaaattataccCAAAACAATTTTCCACTCAGATCCTTACTTAATAGACTTGAAGATTATAGTTCAGATCAAAGAGAGCTAGCCGCCGAGCATAATTCTCACCAATGTCAAATGCatagcaaaaatattaactggTTAGAAATAACAAACCACTCCAGAGCTACAATCCGGCCTTGGTCTTGCCAAACCCCAGTAAGATCACTTAATGTGCAAAATTCAAATCAGATCTGTTACGAAACAAATTATGGCCTGAATGTTATCATTGAGCatgtctttaattttttaatgtacgaGTTTCAAAATAACTCGGGATTAAGtcaaagaaaactaaaattgttCCAACACTGTTATGCCTATGTGGTTTATTATTGCCTTAATCGTGATCTGAATAACGATTACAAAGTTTTTAATCACATAGTTCAAGTTGTTGATTCTATAGCGCGGAAAAGATCACagtatattaatgaaaaactaaCGCGCTTGTTGCTAAGTGAAATGTTCGAATGGTGTCGACACAGAAGGTCCATAGATACTAATATGGAGCGAAGTTGGCCACCTGCGTATAATGACAGTCAAATTGACACGCTGCCACCGCAGATACCGACAAGCGTGTCACAAAagaattcaaataaaagttcacaagtaaataatgaaactgcTCTTGCAGTAAATAAAGATCAAACCTGTTTATTTACGTTAGGTGAACTTGGCAAAGAAATAAGTATAAACATAGACACCTGTCTTTTACATACATTGCAATATAAACCTGAAACTACACTTgcaaaaaatgaaaatattcagGAGAAGGAAACGTCGAAATTAATACAGCCTCCCATAAAACCTAGTACAGGAATGACCATCCCTTTCGAGATAGTTGCAGGCCTAAATATCCCTGAGAAAAAAGATAATAAGAATGAGGTACAAAATGAGACTGAAATAGTTAGATCTTCTGTATCGAGGAACGAATTTAAAAGTCACCCAAATGTCAACAACCTGGAAGTAATACGTGTC agCCCCAGAGTTGTTGGACAAACTCCTTCAAATGAAGATGTTACACCAATGATTACGCATGTAACATCCCTAAACAGTAATGCATCATACATATCTAGAGGTTTATGTAATGTTtgtaaaaatgaaacaaacacACGTTGTACTGGATGCTACAAAGTTTACTACTGCAGCCGAGAATGTCAG cTATCGGAATGGTACGTTCATATTACATTATGTAAGGGCacttattga
- the LOC123709517 gene encoding uncharacterized protein LOC123709517 isoform X2 has protein sequence MMLMNDTSSTDDINCSNTIQLMQLFDLSQPKDIMTIIEVEPDDSDDTNTTIKESVDKAKTALSKKRKSVKENKSKTMKKSDLSIDKGKESSQTSNEFNIVTHQHLRSDNAINVHTMPYTHHFPISNYTQNNFPLRSLLNRLEDYSSDQRELAAEHNSHQCQMHSKNINWLEITNHSRATIRPWSCQTPVRSLNVQNSNQICYETNYGLNVIIEHVFNFLMYEFQNNSGLSQRKLKLFQHCYAYVVYYCLNRDLNNDYKVFNHIVQVVDSIARKRSQYINEKLTRLLLSEMFEWCRHRRSIDTNMERSWPPAYNDSQIDTLPPQIPTSVSQKNSNKSSQVNNETALAVNKDQTCLFTLGELGKEISINIDTCLLHTLQYKPETTLAKNENIQEKETSKLIQPPIKPSTGMTIPFEIVAGLNIPEKKDNKNEVQNETEIVRSSVSRNEFKSHPNVNNLEVIRVSPRVVGQTPSNEDVTPMITHVTSLNSNASYISRGLCNVCKNETNTRCTGCYKVYYCSRECQLSEWYVHITLCKGTY, from the exons atGATGCTAATGAATGACACCAGTTCAACCGACGATATTAATT gtTCTAATACTATACAACTAATGCAGTTATTTGACCTCAGCCAACCCAAAGATATAATGACAATTATCGAAGTAGAACCAGATGATAGTGATGATACTAACACAACAATAAAAGAATCTGTTGATAAGGCTAAAACAGCCTTaagcaaaaaaagaaaatcagtaaaagaaaataaatctaaaacaatgAAGAAGTCCGATTTATCAATAGACAAAGGAAAAGAGTCATCACAAACATCCAACGAATTTAACATAGTAACTCATCAACACTTAAGAAGTGATAATGCAATAAACGTCCACACAATGCCATATACCCACCATTttccaatttcaaattataccCAAAACAATTTTCCACTCAGATCCTTACTTAATAGACTTGAAGATTATAGTTCAGATCAAAGAGAGCTAGCCGCCGAGCATAATTCTCACCAATGTCAAATGCatagcaaaaatattaactggTTAGAAATAACAAACCACTCCAGAGCTACAATCCGGCCTTGGTCTTGCCAAACCCCAGTAAGATCACTTAATGTGCAAAATTCAAATCAGATCTGTTACGAAACAAATTATGGCCTGAATGTTATCATTGAGCatgtctttaattttttaatgtacgaGTTTCAAAATAACTCGGGATTAAGtcaaagaaaactaaaattgttCCAACACTGTTATGCCTATGTGGTTTATTATTGCCTTAATCGTGATCTGAATAACGATTACAAAGTTTTTAATCACATAGTTCAAGTTGTTGATTCTATAGCGCGGAAAAGATCACagtatattaatgaaaaactaaCGCGCTTGTTGCTAAGTGAAATGTTCGAATGGTGTCGACACAGAAGGTCCATAGATACTAATATGGAGCGAAGTTGGCCACCTGCGTATAATGACAGTCAAATTGACACGCTGCCACCGCAGATACCGACAAGCGTGTCACAAAagaattcaaataaaagttcacaagtaaataatgaaactgcTCTTGCAGTAAATAAAGATCAAACCTGTTTATTTACGTTAGGTGAACTTGGCAAAGAAATAAGTATAAACATAGACACCTGTCTTTTACATACATTGCAATATAAACCTGAAACTACACTTgcaaaaaatgaaaatattcagGAGAAGGAAACGTCGAAATTAATACAGCCTCCCATAAAACCTAGTACAGGAATGACCATCCCTTTCGAGATAGTTGCAGGCCTAAATATCCCTGAGAAAAAAGATAATAAGAATGAGGTACAAAATGAGACTGAAATAGTTAGATCTTCTGTATCGAGGAACGAATTTAAAAGTCACCCAAATGTCAACAACCTGGAAGTAATACGTGTC agCCCCAGAGTTGTTGGACAAACTCCTTCAAATGAAGATGTTACACCAATGATTACGCATGTAACATCCCTAAACAGTAATGCATCATACATATCTAGAGGTTTATGTAATGTTtgtaaaaatgaaacaaacacACGTTGTACTGGATGCTACAAAGTTTACTACTGCAGCCGAGAATGTCAG cTATCGGAATGGTACGTTCATATTACATTATGTAAGGGCacttattga